The Deltaproteobacteria bacterium genome window below encodes:
- the serC gene encoding 3-phosphoserine/phosphohydroxythreonine transaminase, translated as MKRTINFNAGPAALPLPALERARDEFLDFAGSGMSVMEHSHRGKEYEAVHDEAMALVRELLGVPATYEVLLLQGGATALFALIPMNFLEKGKTARYVVTGAWGQKAQGEAKLVAGMFGAEAAAWNLGVGEGKEKSHTRVPAPSEVKVEAGDAYLHITSNETIHGLEFNVDPSRAFPDTGSVPLIADMSSDFLWRPFDVTKFGMVYAGAQKNIGPSGVVVAVVSKELLDRGRKELPKIFQFRTHAENKSLYNTPPTFGVYMVRNVLSWLKGQGGLAGMEKVNRKKAARLYGVIDGNAEFFRSPVERESRSVMNVVFRLPTPELEERFISETKKQGMIGLKGHRSVGGIRVSIYNAVPYEWVETLAVFMEAFARAK; from the coding sequence ATGAAACGAACGATCAATTTCAACGCCGGACCCGCCGCCCTTCCCCTGCCCGCGCTGGAGCGCGCCCGCGACGAGTTCCTCGACTTCGCCGGAAGCGGCATGTCGGTGATGGAGCACAGCCACCGCGGGAAGGAGTACGAGGCGGTCCACGACGAGGCGATGGCCCTCGTCCGGGAGTTGCTTGGCGTCCCGGCAACGTACGAAGTCCTGCTGCTCCAGGGAGGGGCGACCGCGCTCTTCGCTCTGATCCCCATGAACTTCCTCGAAAAGGGGAAGACGGCCCGGTACGTCGTCACCGGCGCCTGGGGCCAGAAGGCGCAGGGAGAGGCGAAGCTCGTCGCGGGGATGTTCGGCGCCGAGGCGGCCGCCTGGAACCTGGGGGTCGGCGAAGGGAAGGAGAAGAGCCACACCCGCGTGCCGGCGCCCTCCGAGGTGAAGGTCGAGGCGGGGGACGCCTACCTGCACATCACCTCCAACGAGACGATCCACGGTCTCGAGTTCAACGTCGATCCGTCCCGCGCGTTCCCCGACACGGGCTCCGTGCCGCTGATCGCGGACATGTCGAGCGACTTCCTCTGGCGCCCGTTCGACGTGACGAAGTTCGGCATGGTCTACGCCGGCGCCCAGAAGAACATCGGCCCGTCGGGCGTGGTGGTCGCGGTGGTGTCGAAGGAACTCCTCGACCGGGGCCGGAAGGAACTCCCGAAGATCTTCCAGTTCCGCACCCACGCCGAGAACAAGTCGCTCTACAACACACCGCCCACCTTCGGCGTCTACATGGTCCGCAACGTCCTCTCCTGGCTCAAGGGACAGGGGGGGCTCGCCGGAATGGAGAAGGTCAACCGGAAGAAGGCGGCGCGCCTCTACGGCGTCATCGACGGGAACGCGGAATTTTTCCGGTCGCCGGTCGAGCGGGAGAGCCGCTCGGTGATGAACGTGGTCTTCCGGCTCCCGACCCCCGAACTCGAGGAGCGGTTCATCTCAGAGACGAAGAAACAGGGGATGATCGGCCTCAAGGGGCACCGCTCCGTCGGGGGGATCCGGGTTTCGATCTACAACGCCGTTCCGTACG